One window of Nicotiana tomentosiformis unplaced genomic scaffold, ASM39032v3 Un00003, whole genome shotgun sequence genomic DNA carries:
- the LOC138903793 gene encoding uncharacterized protein: MVEEANYRARAPVAAPGTARLSTEPLLSSVYEKPTSGTAFAAVASQPTMPSASSPSLPPVTTTSSSPTMDVREEEIPHPHSPVHGNLANFLAFEGLQRLILNKEKLTSERDQLLAERDLIDARLLELEAKDVKAVELEARLQQIDQEVVTLSQETALLKVQFQEAKAKWSEVQNDVIAVVDREVASAKRINNLEAALNSKVEEAAVAEEKHARMEEKYKKVMEHNKFCNSTINDLVVSLQAARSERNNLSIEVDQLKEELQYQTTSLIVEKTYSMYNMRRKTLEEAKRISKFSRTEEEPEGDNDEGQDLDSAADPPTSPGGADVSLPPDSGDAAVELFLSFLFFTSYFCTFAAWHVVI; the protein is encoded by the exons ATGGTGGAGGAAGCTAACTACCGTGCTCGAGCTCCAGTTGCTGCTCCCGGTACTGCGAGGTTGAGTACCGAGCCTCTTCTATCTTCGGTTTATGAGAAACCAACATCTGGCACTGCTTTTGCTGCAGTTGCTTCTCAACCCACAATGCCttcagcttcatctccttctttGCCACCAGTAACTACTACATCATCTTCACCGACTATGGACGTCCGAGAGGAGGAGATCCCCCATCCCCATTCCCCAGTTCATGGTAATTTG GCTAATTTCCTTGCTttcgagggccttcaaaggttgatccTTAATAAAGAGAAACTCACCTCTGAGCGGGATCAACTGTTAGCTGAGCGGGATCTAATTGATGCTCGCCTCCTGGAGCTGGAAGCAAAAGATGTCAAGGCCGTTGAGTTGGAGGCTCGGTTGCAGCAGATCGATCAAGAAGTGGTGACCCTCAGCCAAGAGACCGCCCTGTTAAAGGTACAATTTCAAGAGGCTAAGGCAAAATGGTCTGAGGTCCAAAATGATGTTATTGCTGTTGTCGATCGTGAGGTTGCCTCTGCTAAAAGAataaataatttggaggcagccttgaactccaaagttGAAGAGGCTGCTGTTGCGGAGGAGAAGCATGCCCGgatggaggagaagtataagaaaGTCATGGAGCATAATAAATTTTGTAACTCTACTATTAATGACCTTGTTGTTAGCCTTCAAGCCGCTAGATCCGAGCGGAATAACCTTTCGATCGAGGTTGACCAGCTTAAGGAAGAGCTTCAGTACCAAAcgacttccctcattgttgaaaaaacatattctatgtacaatatgaggagaaaaaccttggaagaggccaaaaggAT TTCTAAGTTCTCGCGAACTGAAGAGGAACCTGAAGGGGATAATGATGAAGGTCAAGACCTCGATTCGGCGGCGGATCCACCCACTTCTCCTGGGGGCGCAGATGTTTCTCTTCCCCCCGATTCCGGGGATGCAGCAGTTGaactttttctttcatttttgttttttacttcatacttttgtacttttgCTGCTTGGCACGTTGTTATATAG